One Glycine soja cultivar W05 chromosome 2, ASM419377v2, whole genome shotgun sequence genomic region harbors:
- the LOC114402883 gene encoding heterogeneous nuclear ribonucleoprotein 1-like isoform X2, whose translation MESDLGKLFIGGISWDTDDERLKEYFGKYGEVIEAVIMRDRTTGRARGFGFVVFADPSAAERVIMDKHIIDGRTVEAKKAVPRDDQQTINRQTGSIHGSPSPGRTKKIFVGGLPSTITESDFKKYFDQFGTITDVVVMYDHNTQRPRGFGFITYDSEEAVDRVLYKTFHELNGKMVEVKRAVPKELSPGPTRSPLIGYNYGLNRTSSFLNSYAQGFNMNPIGGYGVRMDGRFSPLTSARSGFTPFGSSGYGMGVNLDLGLNPSYGGTSGYGGNLGYGRMSPFNDGNSNRYTTPIGNSGGNGRSGSLMNSASRSVWGNGGLNNAVNSPVSPGAYLGSGSGTFGVSIGNAGTNWGPSVPTQGGGAASGYSTWGSYEGGDNSIGLGGGGYGRNSSPSVPQSSTFTAPTGDYEGSYGDLYRNGSVYSDSTLRSAASEIDASGSFGYGGLGGIASDDLVKSSEGFIGNYNVISRQTNRGIAA comes from the exons ATGGAATCGGATCTTGGCAAGCTCTTCATTGGGGGAATTTCCTGGGACACCGATGACGAACGTCTCAAAGAATATTTTGGGAAATATGGAGAGGTGATAGAGGCAGTGATCATGAGAGATCGGACAACAGGCCGTGCTCGTGGTTTCGGATTTGTTGTCTTTGCTGATCCTTCTGCTGCGGAGAGAGTCATTATGGATAAGCACATAATTGATGGCCGCACA GTTGAAGCCAAGAAAGCTGTTCCTAGGGATGATCAGCAAACTATAAACAGACAGACTGGTAGCATCCATGGATCTCCTAGTCCTGGACGCACCAAAAAGATTTTTGTTGGAGGTTTACCATCAACAATCACAGAGAGTGATTTTAAGAAGTACTTTGATCAGTTTGGTACAATTACTGATGTTGTTGTAATGTATGACCACAATACCCAGAGGCCAAGAGGTTTTGGCTTCATCACTTATGATTCAGAAGAAGCTGTGGACAGAGTTCTTTATAAGACATTTCATGAACTCAATGGGAAGATGGTTGAGGTCAAGAGGGCAGTTCCTAAAGAGCTTTCCCCTGGACCTACCCGAAGCCCATTGATAGGATATAACTATGGTTTGAATAGGACCAGTAGCTTCCTAAATAGTTATGCTCAGGGTTTCAATATGAATCCAATTGGAGGTTATGGAGTCAGGATGGATGGAAGGTTTAGTCCACTTACTAGTGCTAGAAGTGGGTTTACCCCATTTGGCTCCAGTGGTTATGGAATGGGAGTGAATTTGGATTTAGGATTGAACCCAAGCTATGGAGGGACTTCCGGTTATGGTGGCAATCTTGGATACGGTCGGATGAGTCCTTTCAACGATGGCAACTCTAACAGATACACCACTCCTATTGGCAATAGCGGGGGCAATGGGAGAAGCGGTTCTCTTATGAACTCAGCTTCTCGGAGTGTTTGGGGAAATGGGGGCCTGAACAATGCTGTCAATAGTCCAGTCAGCCCTGGCGCTTACTTGGGATCTGGAAGTGGGACTTTTGGTGTTTCAATTGGAAATGCTGGCACCAATTGGGGTCCATCAGTTCCAACCCAGGGTGGAGGGGCTGCCTCTGGGTATAGTACTTGGGGCTCTTATGAAGGTGGAGATAACAGCATTGGTTTAGGAGGTGGAGGGTATGGAAGGAACAGCAGCCCAAGTGTGCCTCAATCCTCAACATTTACTGCACCAACTGGTGATTATGAAGGATCCTATGGGGACTTGTACCGCAATGGTTCAGTTTACAGTGACTCAACTTTGCGGTCTGCTGCTTCTGAGATAGATGCTTCTGGTTCGTTTGGTTATGGTGGACTTGGTGGTATAGCTTCAGATGATCTAGTAAAGAGTTCTGAGGGTTTTATTGGAAACTACAATGTAATAAGTAGACAAACTAATAGAG GAATTGCTGCTTAG
- the LOC114402883 gene encoding heterogeneous nuclear ribonucleoprotein 1-like isoform X1, translated as MTELMESDLGKLFIGGISWDTDDERLKEYFGKYGEVIEAVIMRDRTTGRARGFGFVVFADPSAAERVIMDKHIIDGRTVEAKKAVPRDDQQTINRQTGSIHGSPSPGRTKKIFVGGLPSTITESDFKKYFDQFGTITDVVVMYDHNTQRPRGFGFITYDSEEAVDRVLYKTFHELNGKMVEVKRAVPKELSPGPTRSPLIGYNYGLNRTSSFLNSYAQGFNMNPIGGYGVRMDGRFSPLTSARSGFTPFGSSGYGMGVNLDLGLNPSYGGTSGYGGNLGYGRMSPFNDGNSNRYTTPIGNSGGNGRSGSLMNSASRSVWGNGGLNNAVNSPVSPGAYLGSGSGTFGVSIGNAGTNWGPSVPTQGGGAASGYSTWGSYEGGDNSIGLGGGGYGRNSSPSVPQSSTFTAPTGDYEGSYGDLYRNGSVYSDSTLRSAASEIDASGSFGYGGLGGIASDDLVKSSEGFIGNYNVISRQTNRGIAA; from the exons ATGACAGAACTGATGGAATCGGATCTTGGCAAGCTCTTCATTGGGGGAATTTCCTGGGACACCGATGACGAACGTCTCAAAGAATATTTTGGGAAATATGGAGAGGTGATAGAGGCAGTGATCATGAGAGATCGGACAACAGGCCGTGCTCGTGGTTTCGGATTTGTTGTCTTTGCTGATCCTTCTGCTGCGGAGAGAGTCATTATGGATAAGCACATAATTGATGGCCGCACA GTTGAAGCCAAGAAAGCTGTTCCTAGGGATGATCAGCAAACTATAAACAGACAGACTGGTAGCATCCATGGATCTCCTAGTCCTGGACGCACCAAAAAGATTTTTGTTGGAGGTTTACCATCAACAATCACAGAGAGTGATTTTAAGAAGTACTTTGATCAGTTTGGTACAATTACTGATGTTGTTGTAATGTATGACCACAATACCCAGAGGCCAAGAGGTTTTGGCTTCATCACTTATGATTCAGAAGAAGCTGTGGACAGAGTTCTTTATAAGACATTTCATGAACTCAATGGGAAGATGGTTGAGGTCAAGAGGGCAGTTCCTAAAGAGCTTTCCCCTGGACCTACCCGAAGCCCATTGATAGGATATAACTATGGTTTGAATAGGACCAGTAGCTTCCTAAATAGTTATGCTCAGGGTTTCAATATGAATCCAATTGGAGGTTATGGAGTCAGGATGGATGGAAGGTTTAGTCCACTTACTAGTGCTAGAAGTGGGTTTACCCCATTTGGCTCCAGTGGTTATGGAATGGGAGTGAATTTGGATTTAGGATTGAACCCAAGCTATGGAGGGACTTCCGGTTATGGTGGCAATCTTGGATACGGTCGGATGAGTCCTTTCAACGATGGCAACTCTAACAGATACACCACTCCTATTGGCAATAGCGGGGGCAATGGGAGAAGCGGTTCTCTTATGAACTCAGCTTCTCGGAGTGTTTGGGGAAATGGGGGCCTGAACAATGCTGTCAATAGTCCAGTCAGCCCTGGCGCTTACTTGGGATCTGGAAGTGGGACTTTTGGTGTTTCAATTGGAAATGCTGGCACCAATTGGGGTCCATCAGTTCCAACCCAGGGTGGAGGGGCTGCCTCTGGGTATAGTACTTGGGGCTCTTATGAAGGTGGAGATAACAGCATTGGTTTAGGAGGTGGAGGGTATGGAAGGAACAGCAGCCCAAGTGTGCCTCAATCCTCAACATTTACTGCACCAACTGGTGATTATGAAGGATCCTATGGGGACTTGTACCGCAATGGTTCAGTTTACAGTGACTCAACTTTGCGGTCTGCTGCTTCTGAGATAGATGCTTCTGGTTCGTTTGGTTATGGTGGACTTGGTGGTATAGCTTCAGATGATCTAGTAAAGAGTTCTGAGGGTTTTATTGGAAACTACAATGTAATAAGTAGACAAACTAATAGAG GAATTGCTGCTTAG